The Brevundimonas sp. SORGH_AS_0993 genome segment GGCCACGCCGCCTGCGCGTTTCGTCCTTCTGGCCACCGACCCCATGGCCCGGATCGACGTGCCCTATCTGATGAGCCAGACAGGAGGGCGCGTGACCCAGGTGGAAGACGTCGACGGCGTGATCCGCCTTACGGTCGAGATCGCCGCGCCCGCCGCTCCGACAGATTGACCACCCCGGCGGGCGGGGCGGCCATCTGGGCCTGGGCCTTTGCGGCCAGCTCCATTTCGGTGGCGAACGCCCCGCCGTAGAAGATGGCGTTGACGTTCCACGACAGCCAGATCAACAGCACCACCACGGCGCCGACCGAACCGTAGGTGGCCCCCAAGGGCGCGATCTGTTCGACATAGATGGCGCACAGCCAGGACGACACCACCGACATCAAGGTTGCGACTAGGCCGCCCGTCGCCGACGGCAGCCAGGCAACGGGCGTCCTGTGACTCATGGCGTAGCGGTAAAGCAGCGTCAGGCCGATCGCCAGGCCGACGGCCGGCAACAGGGCGTCCAGCGGCGCGAACCCGCGCGCCGCTTCGCCCGCCGGGCCGGAGGAGGCATGGGCCAGAATCCGCACGGTCACGACCGCCCCCGACACCACGGTGAACAGGGCGAAGGCGAAGATGGCGACGAAGAAGGCCAGCAGATTGAATTTGAAGAAGCCGTGCGGCTCGGTCTCGTCATGAATCAGGTTCAAACCCGCCAGCAAGGCCTTGAATCCGCGATGAGCGGCATAGGCGCCGACGAACAAGGCGAAGGCGCTCTGGGCCGAAACGGTGCGGGCCGAAGCATTGCTCAACCGGGCGATCTCGCCCTGGAAAATGGCTTGGGCGGCATCCGGCAACAGGTCCGACAGGGCCGCCGCCTGGGCGCTGACCTCGTCGATCGACAGACCCAGCTTGTAGAAGCCGATCAGGATGGCGATGGCCGGAAACACGGCCAGAAGGGCGAAGAACGACACCCCGCCCGTGTAGAGCATGACGTCCCGACCCCAGCTTCGCGCGAAGGCGCGCACAGACAGGCCGGCCCAGAAACGGGGCGCCCGCAGGACGGATCGGGTCAAATGATCGCTCAAGCCGGTCCCCACAACCGTTGCACAAGCGGCGGAACCTAGCGGATTCCACGACGGGTGTAAGTCCTTTCCGCATGCGCGGATTTCTGGGGTTCAGCCGCATCCGACGACTGTTCCTTAACACCCACATGGCTATGATCGTTATGGCTCCGCTTGGGAGCCGCAAGGCGCGGCGCGCTTCACGGAGACGGAAGACTTGAATTTCGACGCGCGTGTCTTGGTTCTCGCGGCGACCGATGATCGCGTCGGCGCTCTGGCGGCCGGACTGGATGCCCTGGGCTGGCGCACCGTCACCGCGCACAGCCTGGATGCGGGAGAGGCGACGCTGAAGGATTTTCCGCTTGAGGCGGTCCTCATCGACGCCGACCAGTATTCGACCCATGCCCTCTCGCGCCTGAGAGCGGCGGCCGAGCCACGGCGCGTTCCCATCGTGGTTGTCGGCCTGCGCCCCGACCATGCGACGGACGCGGACCTGGCCATGTCGACCCTGCCCCATCCCGCCCAGGCCGCCCTCCGGCTCGAACAACTGGTGCGCGCGGCCATCGCCGAGGAAGAGTTCCGCCTGCGCGTCACCACCTTCGCGGCGCGCAGCATCGGCCTGAGCCCGGAGCGGGAGGACGACACGCCCTTGCGCGTCCTGGCCGCCGGAGTGGCGGATCGGCGCTTCCTGGCCCTGTCCAACACCCTGACGGCCGCAGGGGCGGAGGTGGTCGCCGCGCCGACGCCCTACACCGCCTTCGATTATCTGCACGAAAGCGCCTTCGACGCCGCGGTTCTGTGGGGCGCCGACGATCATGCCCCGGCCCTGTCGATCGCCTCGGGCATGAAGCGCAACACGCGCCTCTATCACATCCCGCTGATGCTCTATCTGCGCGGCAAGAACGAGATCAGCCTGTCGGAGCTGTTCAATCGCGGCTTCGCCGACGTAGCCTCGGCCGACACGCCAGAGATGGAGACGGCGGAACGCATCCTCAGCCTGGCGCGCGCCCACCGCCGCCACCTGACCATCCGCAAGGCGCTGGAT includes the following:
- a CDS encoding sulfurtransferase TusA family protein, which encodes MTDPIVIDARGHRCPTPSLRLMKALRGATPPARFVLLATDPMARIDVPYLMSQTGGRVTQVEDVDGVIRLTVEIAAPAAPTD
- a CDS encoding YihY/virulence factor BrkB family protein, which translates into the protein MLYTGGVSFFALLAVFPAIAILIGFYKLGLSIDEVSAQAAALSDLLPDAAQAIFQGEIARLSNASARTVSAQSAFALFVGAYAAHRGFKALLAGLNLIHDETEPHGFFKFNLLAFFVAIFAFALFTVVSGAVVTVRILAHASSGPAGEAARGFAPLDALLPAVGLAIGLTLLYRYAMSHRTPVAWLPSATGGLVATLMSVVSSWLCAIYVEQIAPLGATYGSVGAVVVLLIWLSWNVNAIFYGGAFATEMELAAKAQAQMAAPPAGVVNLSERRARRSRP
- a CDS encoding diguanylate cyclase domain-containing protein produces the protein MNFDARVLVLAATDDRVGALAAGLDALGWRTVTAHSLDAGEATLKDFPLEAVLIDADQYSTHALSRLRAAAEPRRVPIVVVGLRPDHATDADLAMSTLPHPAQAALRLEQLVRAAIAEEEFRLRVTTFAARSIGLSPEREDDTPLRVLAAGVADRRFLALSNTLTAAGAEVVAAPTPYTAFDYLHESAFDAAVLWGADDHAPALSIASGMKRNTRLYHIPLMLYLRGKNEISLSELFNRGFADVASADTPEMETAERILSLARAHRRHLTIRKALDSVRSLEVMDPATGLFTPEIFAAHLARVANASRARKRPLSVCVLRVRETEAVTWARQGGWLDRAMPQIGAMVSRLVRVEDTPVRLAKEVFALALPATHGQEARLAAERIAAVIGCTAFDAGADRSPFVAEFDVGSAEMRHGETAGALLERASADLFDKIS